One Festucalex cinctus isolate MCC-2025b chromosome 1, RoL_Fcin_1.0, whole genome shotgun sequence genomic region harbors:
- the LOC144029543 gene encoding intraflagellar transport protein 20 homolog, which produces MAQDLMEEEGIFFDEFNKLRALEPDVSQKTSELKEECKEFVDKIGQFQEKVGCLIELVDQLAKETETEKFKAIGARNLLKLVAKQREALQQQLQALITEKKTQLERYRIECDALAKVESEQNEFINQFILH; this is translated from the exons ATGGCTCAAGATTTAATGGAAGAGGAAGGTATTTTTTTTGACGAATTCAACAAACTACGAGCACTCGAACCAGATGTCAGCCAAAAGACCTCAGAACTCAAGGAAGAGTGCAAAGAATTCGTTGACA AAATTGGACAGTTTCAGGAAAAAGTTGGATGTCTAATTGAGCTTGTAGATCAGTTGGCAAAAGAAACAGAGACAGAAAAGTTCAAG GCCATTGGAGCAAGAAACCTGCTGAAGTTGGTGGCCAAGCAAAGAGAGGCCCTGCAGCAGCAGCTTCAAGCTCTCATTACAGAGAAGAAGACTCAACTTGAAAg ATATCGCATTGAATGTGATGCCTTGGCTAAAGTGGAATCTGAGCAGAACGAGTTCATCAACCAGTTTATTTTGCA TTGA
- the LOC144029600 gene encoding uncharacterized protein LOC144029600 isoform X2: protein MTQTENANLKLKGGTRTQATKKNANKMESASSSSTFFTCFIVIALLGVWTSIAVVYFNPIDYEEVLGKLAAYDTDGDGDFDLEDAKMLLGMKTNAVHMASYDEDDVDQVVISAHEHLQEVPEPEVPTEASVVEQEQEEEQEEEDEREEESLDHAEIFEEEPEAVQEEPSAVEMGGPVEDLASKLGQSGEMPTTSQESGNDIEEPATEWATEDHVETTEEEEHVEIAEELSEVQADTEYDQREVAVSSEENVDEAAEGESAPLYDPIEEGPPIVLEKALSSERNTLGDVNPTFLHNSIKPTEEEPATAEDENEEALPEMEEIADIIEEDEVVLSDDTENEEVFSDDTENEEVFSDDTENEAVFSDDTENEDVLSDDTENEADLTDDTENEEVFSDDTENEEVLTDETENEAVFSDDTENEDVLSDDTENEADLTDDTENEEVFSDDTENEEVLTDETENEAVFSDDTENEADLTDDTENEYTLSDNNVDGTEEGTTIPSYTEEDKYAETGDVSAEAVEADAIVRAAEELEEELLEEKAVEIEVED from the exons GTGGTACGAGGACCCAGGCAACAAAAAAGAATGCAAACAAGATGGAGTCTGCCTCAAGTAGCAGTACATTCTTCACCTGTTTCATTGTTATTGCCCTGCTGGGTGTCTGGACATCTATAGCAGTGGTATACTTCAACCCAATTGACTATGAGGAAGTTCTTG GTAAACTGGCGGCATATGACACTGATGGGGATGGTGACTTTGACTTGGAGGATGCCAAAATGCTTCTTg GAATGAAAACCAATGCTGTTCACATGGCTTcctatgatgaagatgatgttgACCAAGTCGTGATTTCTGCTCATGAACATTTACAAGAGG TGCCTGAACCAGAGGTTCCAACTGAGGCCAGCGTCGTTGAGCAAGAACAAGAGGAAGAACAAGAGGAAGAGGATGAACGAGAGGAAGAGAGTCTGGACCATGCTGAG ATATTTGAGGAAGAGCCTGAGGCGGTGCAGGAGGAGCCTTCTGCTGTTGAAATGGGTGGACCTGTTGAAGATTTGGCCAGCAAG CTTGGTCAAAGTGGAGAAATGCCAACAACATCTCAAGAAAGTGGGAACGATATTGAGGAGCCAGCTACAGAATGGGCCACAGAGGACCACGTGGAGACCACTGAGGAAGAGGAACATGTAGAAATAGCTGAGGAACTATCTGAGGTGCAGGCTGATACAGAATATGACCAAAGAGAGGTGGCCGTATCCTCAGAAGAGAATGTGGATGAAGCAGCCGAAGGGGAGTCAGCACCTCTTTATGATCCCATTGAAGAGGGTCCTCCCATCGTGCTCGAAAAGGCACTTTCTTCAGAGAGGAATACACTAGGAGATGTTAATCCAACATTTTTGCATAATTCCATAAAGCCCACAGAAGAGGAGCCTGCTACAGCTGAAGATGAGAACGAGGAAGCATTGCCAGAAATGGAAGAAATAGCAGATATAATAGAAGAAGATGAGGTAGTACTCTCAGATGATACTGAAAACGAGGAAGTATTCTCAGATGATACTGAAAACGAGGAAGTATTCTCAGATGATACTGAAAATGAGGCAGTATTCTCAGATGATACTGAAAATGAGGACGTCCTCTCAGATGATACTGAAAATGAGGCAGACCTCACAGATGATACTGAAAACGAGGAAGTATTCTCAGATGATACTGAAAATGAAGAAGTACTCACAGATGAAACCGAAAATGAGGCAGTATTCTCAGATGATACTGAAAATGAGGACGTCCTCTCAGATGATACTGAAAATGAGGCAGACCTCACAGATGATACTGAAAACGAGGAAGTATTCTCAGATGATACTGAAAATGAAGAAGTACTCACAGATGAAACCGAAAATGAGGCAGTATTCTCAGATGATACTGAAAATGAGGCAGACCTCACAGATGATACTGAAAATGAGTACACACTCTCAGATAATAATGTGGACGGGACAGAGGAAGGAACAACTATCCCATCATATACAGAAGAAGACAAATACGCAGAAACAGGCGATGTTTCGGCAGAGGCTGTTGAAGCGGACGCAATTGTCAGGGCAGcagaagaattagaagaagaacTACTTGAAGAGAAAGCAGTTGAAATAGAAGTAGAAGACTAG
- the LOC144029600 gene encoding uncharacterized protein LOC144029600 isoform X1: MTQTENANLKLKGGTRTQATKKNANKMESASSSSTFFTCFIVIALLGVWTSIAVVYFNPIDYEEVLGKLAAYDTDGDGDFDLEDAKMLLGMKTNAVHMASYDEDDVDQVVISAHEHLQEVPEPEVPTEASVVEQEQEEEQEEEDEREEESLDHAEIFEEEPEAVQEEPSAVEMGGPVEDLASKQLGQSGEMPTTSQESGNDIEEPATEWATEDHVETTEEEEHVEIAEELSEVQADTEYDQREVAVSSEENVDEAAEGESAPLYDPIEEGPPIVLEKALSSERNTLGDVNPTFLHNSIKPTEEEPATAEDENEEALPEMEEIADIIEEDEVVLSDDTENEEVFSDDTENEEVFSDDTENEAVFSDDTENEDVLSDDTENEADLTDDTENEEVFSDDTENEEVLTDETENEAVFSDDTENEDVLSDDTENEADLTDDTENEEVFSDDTENEEVLTDETENEAVFSDDTENEADLTDDTENEYTLSDNNVDGTEEGTTIPSYTEEDKYAETGDVSAEAVEADAIVRAAEELEEELLEEKAVEIEVED, translated from the exons GTGGTACGAGGACCCAGGCAACAAAAAAGAATGCAAACAAGATGGAGTCTGCCTCAAGTAGCAGTACATTCTTCACCTGTTTCATTGTTATTGCCCTGCTGGGTGTCTGGACATCTATAGCAGTGGTATACTTCAACCCAATTGACTATGAGGAAGTTCTTG GTAAACTGGCGGCATATGACACTGATGGGGATGGTGACTTTGACTTGGAGGATGCCAAAATGCTTCTTg GAATGAAAACCAATGCTGTTCACATGGCTTcctatgatgaagatgatgttgACCAAGTCGTGATTTCTGCTCATGAACATTTACAAGAGG TGCCTGAACCAGAGGTTCCAACTGAGGCCAGCGTCGTTGAGCAAGAACAAGAGGAAGAACAAGAGGAAGAGGATGAACGAGAGGAAGAGAGTCTGGACCATGCTGAG ATATTTGAGGAAGAGCCTGAGGCGGTGCAGGAGGAGCCTTCTGCTGTTGAAATGGGTGGACCTGTTGAAGATTTGGCCAGCAAG CAGCTTGGTCAAAGTGGAGAAATGCCAACAACATCTCAAGAAAGTGGGAACGATATTGAGGAGCCAGCTACAGAATGGGCCACAGAGGACCACGTGGAGACCACTGAGGAAGAGGAACATGTAGAAATAGCTGAGGAACTATCTGAGGTGCAGGCTGATACAGAATATGACCAAAGAGAGGTGGCCGTATCCTCAGAAGAGAATGTGGATGAAGCAGCCGAAGGGGAGTCAGCACCTCTTTATGATCCCATTGAAGAGGGTCCTCCCATCGTGCTCGAAAAGGCACTTTCTTCAGAGAGGAATACACTAGGAGATGTTAATCCAACATTTTTGCATAATTCCATAAAGCCCACAGAAGAGGAGCCTGCTACAGCTGAAGATGAGAACGAGGAAGCATTGCCAGAAATGGAAGAAATAGCAGATATAATAGAAGAAGATGAGGTAGTACTCTCAGATGATACTGAAAACGAGGAAGTATTCTCAGATGATACTGAAAACGAGGAAGTATTCTCAGATGATACTGAAAATGAGGCAGTATTCTCAGATGATACTGAAAATGAGGACGTCCTCTCAGATGATACTGAAAATGAGGCAGACCTCACAGATGATACTGAAAACGAGGAAGTATTCTCAGATGATACTGAAAATGAAGAAGTACTCACAGATGAAACCGAAAATGAGGCAGTATTCTCAGATGATACTGAAAATGAGGACGTCCTCTCAGATGATACTGAAAATGAGGCAGACCTCACAGATGATACTGAAAACGAGGAAGTATTCTCAGATGATACTGAAAATGAAGAAGTACTCACAGATGAAACCGAAAATGAGGCAGTATTCTCAGATGATACTGAAAATGAGGCAGACCTCACAGATGATACTGAAAATGAGTACACACTCTCAGATAATAATGTGGACGGGACAGAGGAAGGAACAACTATCCCATCATATACAGAAGAAGACAAATACGCAGAAACAGGCGATGTTTCGGCAGAGGCTGTTGAAGCGGACGCAATTGTCAGGGCAGcagaagaattagaagaagaacTACTTGAAGAGAAAGCAGTTGAAATAGAAGTAGAAGACTAG